One Dioscorea cayenensis subsp. rotundata cultivar TDr96_F1 chromosome 17, TDr96_F1_v2_PseudoChromosome.rev07_lg8_w22 25.fasta, whole genome shotgun sequence DNA window includes the following coding sequences:
- the LOC120279947 gene encoding V-type proton ATPase subunit G, with translation MDSNRRQGGIQQLLAAEQEAQHIVNAARNAKMARLKQAKDEADKEVAEFRAKMEAEFQKKVAQSAGDSGSNVKRLEQETEAKIDRLKSEAGKISHEVAHMLLRHVTSVKV, from the exons ATGGATTCCAACAGGCGTCAAGGTGGAATTCAACAGTTGTTGGCTGCTGAGCAAGAAGCTCAGCACATCGTTAATGCAGCTAGGAATG CAAAAATGGCGCGATTAAAGCAGGCAAAAGACGAGGCAGACAAGGAGGTTGCAGAATTTCGTGCGAAAATGGAAGCTGAGTTCCAGAAGAAGGTTGCGCAG AGTGCCGGGGACTCTGGATCAAATGTCAAGCGGCTCGAACAAGAAACAGAAGCTAAGATCGATCGTCTTAAGTCTGAAGCCGGGAAGATATCACATGAGGTTGCCCATATGCTTCTGAGGCATGTTACTTCCGTTAAAGTCTAG